gggtttctttaaaagCCAacttagatcctaaacggtaagagatagaatatattctatctcttaccgtttaggatctaaattggctattaaaacaACCCTTAGAACTAGAttaaatctgatgtcagaacaagATGTCCCCATCATTtgcaacttttttaaagttagttttctgattgattaactacaaaacgagacaTTTAGtagtgtatagattaaaatggcccaccatgtaaatatatatttactagctTTTTCCCGCGGCTCCGATCCATTTCAATGAATTcattaaatgattcatttaatgaatcattgatttatttaaagaatcattCATTCATTCTAACCATTCTCATTCCCGTTATATACCACTCGCAATGTAGACAACGCCAACTACAAAGACAAATCCATTACATTCAATTCTTCAACCCACTTACCTCTACTTAGCCCGCCTCCCAAACACCAACTTGACTTCGATTCCTTGGACAATATGCCGTTCATCAGACACGGAGCTCCCAGTGTCTCAAAAGTAAAGTTTTAGTTCAACCGATAAAAAGTAGATTATATCCTTCTCTAAGGCCCAATCTAtctctataccaaaattaatcaaaagtGGTTCTGCGAATTGTAGGCGTCTAAACGTAACAAACAGGCAGGCAGGTTactttcgtttttaaaatatcaatttaggACATATGTATGATATATAAAATCTCTTATAGTCAGCattatagcatttaaaatttttatgagcaTACAGAAATTCATGACGatgatttttcatatatatgtatatactagtTTGAAACTGGATAGAATCGGGTAAAATTAGTTGAATGAAAATAAACCAGACTTAACGTAAACCGTAAACGACAGACGTtagtagttttatttatatctatatcGTCATGTCGCGATCGTATATGTTTGAAGTCactaagaaatattatatattacaaatatatgctagcacataaaaattgtttatgttttagaaaatttttcgtacTTGTTATAtgactaaattttcaatttaggaAACTTGTTTctctatttttgaatataaaaccataacaaaattgattttctattcaaacaaataaagaaaatagataATGATTCGGGAAATTCGTCGATATTTCGATACCGATGGTCGAGATTTGAATACCAGTCAAAGATATTGTTCTATCTGTCAATTTGATCCAATATTTAATCTCGTAACCCCAATAaagattgaaatatatattcagatataaattattgagaaaGCATTGAGGGAAATCGaggaaattttaagtttttggtatttttttatgattattggAGAGAGTGTCATTATGACTAAGTCAGGTAACGTCGGTCGACCCCAATAGCTCAACTTGATTATGGAGAACCAACAAAGCGATATGTTGCCTTGTATTGTGGCTTCGATTCCCActgtcgcaacaaaaattaatttaaatagttgtgATTTGCTGGTGTAGTGTAACCATAGACATATAGTAATACTAGACTGCGCGATTCATATACTTTCTGTGTTTAAAAGTTGTGCTAACTTGTAAAAGAGACAGCCTCTGATCTAAGGTAGAGCTTTCTATAATTTATCTATCTATATTCTATAGTATACATAACTATTCCGTAACTTCCTTCGTATCTTTTTCTAATATCGGAACATGTATTTCATTGAATACACACTCTATACAggccgtttttgtaccatctgaCATACCAATATcattagtatgacagaatacatgcgttaacaaatgcatctaagtgagaggtattatatatattcatgaaaacaatataaagaaacaaaattaaaaagtattgtatatttgactattttatttacttaaaaattaatattttgaacgtTTTAAATTCCACCACAATATAAATGGTAAAATTGGATtagattttcttaaatttgctGAGAATACATCAAAATCATGTTGTCGTAATTGTTTTAGATACAAATCTACTGCAATGCCAGGTAAAAATATTGGTGTTGCTCCAGGTGGCaagttttcttttaatgatCGAGcctaaaagaataattttacaaatgattacaaatagggaatattcattaaatttaaatttggttcaaatattttatatatttggttcaaatatggttagttaatatctttttaattacttaaaattaattaataaaagtacaaattcagtgaggacatttaaaaatttctaaaacggaaattcaaatttgtatacggacgtgacatcatagtacgggcttgtcaaatttgttgacatactgtagatattaattacttacattttatatagtatttcattaaattgtactattctacggctttttattagaaaactgaataataacgagtgtaaattctgtgttgtaaattcatttttttaaagtgtaaattatacaaatgtcaccaattgacagatcacgtacttatacgtcatcaacagagagcgccaaaaaactgtgtttaaatatctcaaaattataatgtattttaaatatttttttatacttttttacagcatttttaaacagtatttatattttttatggtgtaaactatgaattaaaaatatataaaaaatacatgaatattccctattgttggTATCTGAGTATTTGATTCCAGtgatatttctataatttttaattttgtaaatttcgcttgTTTAAAATCAACCTaagaatatattataatgtCAAATAGCAAAATTAAAAGCGCCTGAGGTTTCCCTATTCATCACgcgttttatcaaatttctttaCCTTTTCTAAATGTTGATTCGCTTTAGTTGCAATGTCAAATACAGCATCTTTTAATTGTTTCGATATTCTTTTTCGTAAAATCTGTTCTTCACTTATATTATAATGCATTAATAAATCGCGAGGAATAAATATTTGACCTTGCTCAGCTCCATGTTGTATCGACCTTAAATTATTGGCTAAACCTTGAGCTTTCCCTAAATGTGACGCTACATGATCGGcatgaatattttgaatgtCATTACTCTCTAACAATAAGTAGTATATACTTGATACCCCATTTTCCATATATGTTTCTAAATTTTCCAATGACGAAAATACCGGCGAAGTTAGTTGATTTCGTCGACTTGTTATTAGtctttgaaaatatcttttacTTAATTTATGTCGTTGAgtaatctaaaatataaattttcaattaaatatggaAGAgcagaaaattttcatattcattGAAGAAAgtctattaaaaaatactttttactttACGTAGTTCGTTCATCACAGGATGATTCGGTATTTTCTTAGtgccatttttatcaaaaagcgCTGTAATTGCATCATCCCAAAATTGAAATCGCATTAATCCTATTTTTGGCTCTGATACAAGATCTTGGATACGAGCTACTTCTATGTTAAATGCTCTAACAGCTAAAGAGCAATTTCTCAATGAATTATCCAGTAACAATgtgcataaataattttctttgtcataacgtctaaaaatatattttatttaaaaaaaaaatcattttatttagcTTTACTTTATCATTACCTTACAGATTCTAAACAATATTCGGCAgaagtttgtttttctttaatttttggtaaagTTGAAGTATAagatcttacaaaattgaaatgaaaatttgaaagaaatataATGGTATTCGAATTCAATCGAATAAGAGTTTTAGCCATTTTTcggtatatttaataattaactttgaTACTAAATAAACATTTCAGTAATTAATAATCTCTAAAACTTTTAAACGTGTTGGATGTCAGGTTAGTTATTATATCATATTACTTAGGGTGT
This genomic interval from Chrysoperla carnea chromosome 1, inChrCarn1.1, whole genome shotgun sequence contains the following:
- the LOC123305487 gene encoding NADH dehydrogenase (ubiquinone) complex I, assembly factor 6 produces the protein MAKTLIRLNSNTIIFLSNFHFNFVRSYTSTLPKIKEKQTSAEYCLESVRRYDKENYLCTLLLDNSLRNCSLAVRAFNIEVARIQDLVSEPKIGLMRFQFWDDAITALFDKNGTKKIPNHPVMNELRKITQRHKLSKRYFQRLITSRRNQLTSPVFSSLENLETYMENGVSSIYYLLLESNDIQNIHADHVASHLGKAQGLANNLRSIQHGAEQGQIFIPRDLLMHYNISEEQILRKRISKQLKDAVFDIATKANQHLEKARSLKENLPPGATPIFLPGIAVDLYLKQLRQHDFDVFSANLRKSNPILPFILWWNLKRSKY